In Strix uralensis isolate ZFMK-TIS-50842 chromosome 26, bStrUra1, whole genome shotgun sequence, a genomic segment contains:
- the PUS3 gene encoding tRNA pseudouridine(38/39) synthase: MSERSTATDQERLLRRVQELEEEVKQLQEKLREDKEGAGRKEAPSGPGKAKKRHQRPFDFGAYGRRHVALKIAYLGWGYQGFASQENTSNTIEEKLFEALKKTRLVDDRQTSNYHRCGRTDKGVSAFGQVISLDLRSNLSEGKKLNGHEGDSEGKSEGEEELRYTHILNRVLPPDIRVLAWAPVEPDFSARFSCLKRIYRYFFPCADLDVALMHAAAQRYVGTHDFRNLCKMDVANGVVNFQRTILSAGVMWVERGGETGLQDPFRLCQFEVTGQAFLYHQVRCMMAILFLIGQRMESPEIIDELLDVEKNPRKPQYSMAVEFPLVLYDCEFENLQWLYDREVQEFNVTHLQQLWANHAVKTQVLHNMLRGLDAAPVATGNSPGNNTTVLWGDMKPPLCSQVSGFVEGVKARTYKPLLARPKCEGLEARIRHFVRRGRIETPPGLEVVGNREEQPPESKRSHRSDALGSGGATEQPPKRVCVDIE; the protein is encoded by the exons TACCGATCAGGAGCGGCTCCTGAGGAGGGTGCAGGAGCTGGAAGAGGAGGtgaagcagctgcaggagaagctCCGAGAGGACAAGGAGGGCGCTGGTAGAAAAGAGGCTCCTTCAGGCCCCGGAAAAGCCAAGAAACGCCACCAACGGCCCTTTGATTTTGGCGCCTACGGGCGCAGACACGTGGCGCTGAAGATCGCCTACCTGGGCTGGGGCTACCAGGGGTTTGCCAGCCAGGAGAACACCAGCAACACCATCGAGGAGAAACTCTTCGAAGCCTTGAAGAAGACACGGCTGGTGGACGACAGACAGACCTCCAACTACCACCGCTGCGGGCGGACGGACAAAGGAGTCAGTGCTTTTGGACAG gtgATTTCCCTAGATCTCCGCTCGAACCTGTCAGAGGGGAAGAAGCTCAACGGCCACGAGGGTGACTCAGAAGGCAAAAGCGAGGGGGAGGAGGAGCTCCGCTACACCCATATTCTGAACAGGGTGCTCCCGCCTGACATCCGGGTGCTGGCCTGGGCCCCCGTGGAGCCCGATTTCAGCGCCCGGTTCAGCTGCCTCAAGAGGATTTATCGCTATTTCTTCCCCTGCGCTGACCTGGACGTGGCCCTGATGCACGCCGCAGCCCAGAGGTACGTGGGGACCCACGATTTCCGGAACCTGTGTAAAATGGACGTCGCCAACGGGGTGGTCAACTTCCAGAGGACGATCCTCAGCGCTGGAGTGATGtgggtggagagaggaggagaaaccGGGCTGCAGGATCCCTTCCGTCTGTGCCAGTTTGAAGTGACAGGCCAGGCGTTCCTCTACCACCAAGTCCGCTGCATGATGGCGATCCTCTTCCTCATCGGCCAGAGGATGGAGAGCCCGGAGATCATCGACGAGCTGCTGGATGTGGAGAAGAACCCCCGAAAACCACAGTACAG CATGGCAGTCGAGTTTCCCCTCGTCCTGTACGACTGCGAGTTCGAAAACCTTCAGTGGCTCTACGACCGAGAAGTGCAGGAGTTCAACGTCACCCACctacagcagctctgggccaaCCACGCAGTCAAAACTCAAGTGCTACATAACATGTTACGAGGGTTAGATGCTGCGCCCGTGGCTACTGGAAACA GCCCAGGGAACAACACGACTGTCCTCTGGGGAGATATGAAGCCTCCACTCTGCAGCCAGGTCAGCGGCTTCGTCGAAGGTGTCAAAGCCCGCACCTACAAGCCTTTGCTGGCCCGCCCCAAGTGCGAGGGGCTGGAGGCCCGCATCCGCCACTTTGTGCGGAGGGGCCGCATTGAAACTCCCCCGGGCCTGGAGGTGGTGGGGAACAGAGAGGAGCAGCCCCCCGAGAGCAAGAGGAGCCACCGCAGCGATGCTCTGGGGAGCGGCGGTGCCACGGAGCAGCCTCCCAAGAGGGTCTGTGTGGACATCGAGTGA